A window from Haloarchaeobius amylolyticus encodes these proteins:
- the gdhB gene encoding glutamate dehydrogenase GdhB — protein sequence MAGASTPDSDDSDAREGEPVADGDGTESESALATARRQLERAAAHVDVDPGVVTRLKHPTRLQQVSVPLRRDDGSLEVFTGYRAQHDDVRGPYKGGLRFHPEVTADECIGLSMWMTWKCAVMDLPFGGAKGGVAVDPKTLSEEERERLTRRFAEELRDVVGPKKDVPAPDMGTGPQEMAWFMDAYSMQQGETTPGVVTGKPPVIGGSYGREEAPGRSVAIVTREAIDYYDWDIEDTTVAVQGFGSVGANAARLLDDWGADIVAVSDVDGAIYDPDGLDTRDVEGHDERPGMVSGYDAPQTMTNAELLELDVDILVPAAVGEVITAENVDDISAEMVVEGANGPTTFAADTILEERGIPVIPDILANAGGVTVSYFEWLQDINRRQWSLERVHEELEQEMLDAWGAVREHVDEADLTWRDAAYAVALSRIGGAKETRGLWP from the coding sequence ATGGCAGGCGCGAGCACCCCGGATTCCGACGACTCGGATGCGCGCGAGGGCGAGCCCGTCGCGGACGGCGACGGGACAGAATCGGAGTCCGCCCTGGCGACGGCCCGCCGGCAGCTCGAACGCGCGGCCGCACACGTCGACGTCGACCCCGGCGTCGTCACGCGGCTGAAACACCCGACCCGGCTCCAGCAGGTGTCGGTCCCGCTCCGGCGGGACGACGGCTCGCTGGAGGTCTTCACTGGTTACCGCGCCCAGCACGACGACGTGCGGGGGCCGTACAAGGGCGGCCTGCGGTTCCACCCCGAGGTGACCGCCGACGAGTGTATCGGCCTCTCGATGTGGATGACGTGGAAGTGCGCCGTGATGGACCTCCCGTTCGGCGGTGCCAAAGGTGGCGTCGCGGTCGACCCGAAGACGCTCTCCGAGGAGGAGCGCGAACGCTTGACCCGCCGGTTCGCCGAGGAGCTGCGCGACGTGGTCGGGCCGAAGAAGGACGTACCCGCACCCGACATGGGCACCGGCCCGCAGGAGATGGCGTGGTTCATGGACGCCTACTCGATGCAGCAGGGCGAGACGACGCCCGGTGTGGTCACCGGGAAGCCGCCGGTCATCGGCGGTTCGTACGGTCGCGAGGAGGCGCCGGGCCGGTCCGTCGCCATCGTCACCCGTGAAGCCATCGACTACTACGACTGGGACATCGAGGACACCACGGTCGCGGTGCAGGGCTTCGGGTCGGTCGGCGCGAACGCGGCCCGCCTGCTCGACGACTGGGGTGCCGACATCGTCGCCGTCTCGGACGTCGACGGCGCGATCTACGACCCCGACGGTCTCGACACGCGTGACGTGGAGGGCCACGACGAGCGCCCCGGCATGGTCTCGGGTTACGACGCGCCCCAGACCATGACGAACGCCGAGTTGCTCGAACTCGACGTGGACATCCTCGTCCCGGCTGCGGTCGGCGAGGTCATCACGGCCGAGAACGTCGACGATATCTCCGCAGAGATGGTCGTCGAGGGCGCGAACGGCCCGACGACGTTCGCCGCCGACACCATCCTCGAGGAACGCGGCATCCCCGTCATCCCGGACATCCTCGCGAACGCGGGCGGGGTGACCGTCTCGTACTTCGAGTGGCTCCAGGACATCAACCGCCGGCAGTGGTCGCTCGAACGCGTCCACGAGGAACTGGAGCAGGAGATGCTTGACGCGTGGGGTGCGGTCCGCGAGCACGTCGACGAAGCCGACCTGACGTGGCGCGACGCGGCCTACGCGGTCGCGCTCTCCCGCATCGGCGGTGCGAAGGAGACCCGGGGCCTCTGGCCCTGA
- a CDS encoding M24 family metallopeptidase, with amino-acid sequence MSRAVFDSSEYDRRIERTKERMAEEGLDAVFVSDPANMNYLTGYDGWSFYVHQGVVITQDRDEPVWVGRDMDANGCRATTTLSEESIRPYSDDHVQSPHDLHPMDFVATVLEDLGVADGRIGLEMDAYYFTAKSYTRLQKNLPEAEFEDTTLLVNWIRIKKTDAEIEYMREAARISENAMQAGLDAIEEGVPEYEAAEAIYSALIDGTADYGGDYPSIVPLMPSGDHTGTPHLTWTDQEFRNGDPVIIELSGCRHRYHSPLARTTYVGEPPQEMQERAEIVVEGINAALDAVEPGVTAESVEKAWRDTIAKYGLEKEDRIGYSMGLGYPPDWGEHTASLRPGDETVLEENMTFHTIPGLWFDDFGVELSETFVVTSNGAEPLADFPRRLFTA; translated from the coding sequence ATGTCCAGAGCCGTATTCGACAGCAGCGAGTACGACAGGCGAATCGAGCGGACCAAAGAGCGCATGGCGGAGGAGGGACTGGATGCCGTGTTCGTCAGCGACCCGGCGAACATGAACTACCTCACGGGCTACGACGGTTGGTCGTTCTACGTCCACCAGGGCGTCGTCATCACGCAGGACCGTGACGAGCCGGTCTGGGTCGGCCGCGACATGGACGCGAACGGCTGTCGCGCCACGACGACGCTCTCCGAGGAGAGCATCCGGCCCTACAGCGACGACCACGTCCAGTCGCCCCACGACCTGCACCCGATGGACTTCGTGGCGACCGTACTGGAGGACCTCGGCGTCGCCGACGGTCGCATCGGCCTGGAGATGGACGCCTACTACTTCACCGCGAAGTCGTACACGCGCCTCCAGAAGAACCTGCCCGAGGCGGAGTTCGAGGACACCACGCTGCTGGTGAACTGGATCCGCATCAAGAAGACCGACGCGGAGATCGAGTACATGCGCGAGGCGGCACGCATCTCCGAGAACGCGATGCAGGCCGGCCTCGACGCCATCGAGGAGGGCGTCCCCGAGTACGAGGCGGCCGAAGCCATCTACTCGGCGCTCATCGACGGGACCGCCGACTACGGCGGCGACTACCCCTCCATCGTCCCGCTGATGCCCTCGGGCGACCACACCGGGACGCCGCACCTGACCTGGACCGACCAGGAGTTCCGCAACGGCGACCCGGTCATCATCGAGCTGTCGGGCTGTCGGCACCGCTACCACTCCCCGCTCGCCCGGACGACCTACGTGGGCGAGCCACCGCAGGAGATGCAAGAGCGCGCCGAGATCGTCGTCGAAGGTATCAACGCCGCACTCGACGCGGTCGAACCCGGCGTGACCGCCGAATCGGTCGAGAAGGCGTGGCGCGACACCATCGCCAAGTACGGCCTGGAGAAGGAGGACCGCATCGGCTACTCCATGGGCCTGGGCTACCCGCCGGACTGGGGCGAGCACACCGCGAGCCTGCGCCCGGGTGACGAGACGGTGCTGGAGGAGAACATGACCTTCCACACCATCCCCGGGCTCTGGTTCGACGACTTCGGCGTCGAGCTGAGCGAGACGTTCGTCGTGACATCGAACGGGGCCGAGCCGCTGGCCGACTTCCCGCGGCGGCTGTTCACCGCGTGA
- a CDS encoding IclR family transcriptional regulator, whose protein sequence is MDETNATGTGPRRVKSLQHATAIIDALERLDGARIADLVEHVDLSKGSVHTHLATLRDAGLVSKRGDQYHLGLRFVTLGEHVKENQRVYTAAKNQVDRLAAETGEYADLVVENEGFEVALKVARGKRAMETEYHIGIEETPQYLHNSSAGKAILAHLPEDRFDRILEQHGLPERTPNTITDRETLESRLERVRDRGYAVNDEEDIRGFRAVGAPILDSDGVPLGAISVSAPKSRLKGERFETEVPELVMQATNVVEIDIDTSEQGRRTE, encoded by the coding sequence ATGGACGAGACGAACGCGACCGGGACAGGCCCGCGACGAGTGAAGTCACTCCAGCACGCCACGGCCATCATCGACGCCCTGGAGCGCCTCGACGGGGCACGAATCGCGGACCTGGTGGAGCACGTCGACCTCTCGAAGGGGTCGGTCCACACGCATCTCGCGACGCTCCGGGACGCCGGCCTCGTCTCGAAGCGCGGCGACCAGTACCACCTCGGGCTCCGGTTCGTCACCCTCGGCGAGCACGTCAAGGAGAACCAGCGGGTCTACACCGCCGCGAAGAACCAGGTGGACCGGCTGGCGGCCGAGACCGGCGAGTACGCAGACCTGGTGGTCGAGAACGAGGGGTTCGAGGTCGCGCTCAAGGTCGCCCGCGGAAAGCGCGCGATGGAGACCGAGTACCACATCGGCATCGAGGAGACGCCGCAGTACCTCCACAACAGCTCCGCCGGGAAGGCCATCCTCGCACACCTGCCCGAGGACCGATTCGACCGGATTCTGGAGCAGCACGGCCTGCCCGAACGGACCCCGAACACCATCACGGACCGCGAGACGCTCGAATCCCGGCTCGAACGTGTCCGCGACCGTGGGTACGCGGTCAACGACGAGGAGGACATCCGGGGATTCCGGGCCGTCGGCGCCCCGATTCTGGACAGTGACGGTGTGCCCCTGGGAGCCATCAGCGTCTCGGCGCCCAAGAGCAGGCTGAAAGGCGAGCGCTTCGAGACCGAGGTGCCGGAACTGGTGATGCAGGCGACCAACGTCGTCGAGATCGACATCGACACGTCCGAGCAGGGACGACGCACAGAGTGA
- a CDS encoding M28 family peptidase, with protein sequence MSGNAETVLPTAVVGDAYTCGRAWEFLVGLTDGPARLAGTDGEATAGQYVADAFRERGLDEVRVEEFDIPGWSRGESSLTAAGRTVESNHEVIALPGSPAGAVSGELIDVRHGVQDDIESTDLDGAIALAADTTPADHGRHVHRLEKYAWAAEAGAEAFVYRTDRPGCLPPTGDVGSEDGPGPIPAIGVSREVGSWLRRRCRRGGTEATVAVDCETGTATSRNVSAAVGPETPQEVLVTAHLDAHDVGTGANDNGAGCALVAETARLLSLVSDQLETRVRFVTFGAEEVGFRGSREWVRSHDLDRVKAVVNADGIGYSRTLDLYTHGFDGIADAFDAATDALDVPATIRDSVRPHSDHWPFVQHGVPGAQARSVTDAERGWTHTHADTVDKMDPRDLRDLAVVLAEGTARLARGDHPVEHVDPAVIREATRDAGLEAGLRATGDWPWE encoded by the coding sequence ATGTCCGGGAACGCCGAAACCGTCCTTCCGACAGCGGTCGTCGGCGACGCCTACACCTGCGGTCGTGCCTGGGAGTTCCTCGTCGGACTCACCGACGGGCCGGCACGACTCGCTGGCACGGACGGTGAAGCTACCGCGGGGCAGTACGTCGCGGACGCCTTTCGCGAGCGTGGGCTGGACGAGGTGCGGGTCGAGGAGTTCGACATCCCCGGCTGGAGCCGCGGCGAGAGCAGTCTGACTGCGGCCGGCCGGACCGTCGAGTCGAACCACGAGGTCATCGCACTGCCGGGCTCGCCCGCCGGGGCGGTATCGGGCGAACTGATCGACGTCAGGCACGGTGTCCAGGATGATATCGAATCGACCGACCTCGACGGTGCCATCGCCCTCGCCGCAGACACCACGCCGGCGGACCACGGGCGCCACGTCCACCGGCTGGAGAAGTACGCCTGGGCGGCCGAGGCAGGGGCGGAGGCGTTCGTCTACCGGACCGACCGGCCGGGCTGTCTCCCACCGACCGGCGACGTGGGGAGCGAAGACGGTCCCGGGCCGATACCGGCCATCGGTGTCTCCCGCGAGGTCGGGTCGTGGCTCCGGCGACGGTGCAGGCGGGGCGGAACCGAGGCCACGGTCGCGGTCGACTGCGAGACGGGGACCGCGACGAGTCGGAACGTCTCGGCCGCCGTCGGCCCCGAGACTCCCCAGGAGGTCCTCGTGACCGCCCACCTCGACGCCCACGACGTGGGGACCGGGGCGAACGACAACGGCGCGGGCTGTGCACTGGTCGCCGAGACGGCCCGGTTGCTCTCGCTCGTCTCGGACCAGCTCGAGACGCGAGTCCGCTTCGTGACCTTCGGGGCGGAGGAGGTCGGGTTCCGCGGGTCCAGAGAGTGGGTCCGGAGTCACGACCTCGACCGGGTGAAGGCCGTCGTCAACGCCGACGGCATCGGCTACTCGCGGACGCTCGACCTCTACACGCACGGGTTCGACGGCATCGCGGACGCCTTCGACGCGGCGACCGACGCCCTCGATGTGCCCGCCACGATTCGGGATTCGGTACGCCCCCACAGCGACCACTGGCCCTTCGTCCAGCACGGGGTCCCCGGCGCGCAGGCGCGCTCCGTGACCGACGCGGAACGCGGCTGGACCCACACCCACGCGGACACCGTCGACAAGATGGATCCGCGCGACCTGCGGGACCTCGCCGTGGTCCTCGCGGAGGGAACGGCCCGGCTCGCCCGTGGCGACCACCCCGTCGAGCACGTTGACCCGGCCGTCATCAGGGAGGCGACGCGCGACGCGGGGCTGGAGGCGGGCCTCCGCGCCACCGGCGACTGGCCGTGGGAGTGA
- a CDS encoding ABC transporter substrate-binding protein, protein MVRDGQPAVDRRQFLKVAGAAGGASVLAGCSGETGGDTDGESPATDDSTGTDTTVEQTTEKPSEVKTGGELVVTVASQAQTLNPHLGDQTTDSALAQAYSNSLLRFEQDGTIAGDLATDYTVSEDGTTYTLTLHEGVQFHGDYGECDAEAVRESFLKIITDKEYGAVNRGEFEGILWGEGPDGNQLDPASRITATGTYEIEFSLAKRDVTFPSKLTSYRTAVLPVEALDEHGEDFGTFDTGVWATGPFQFESAAASGPYEFSANPDYFKETEAGQLPYLDGVRYSVVPDGTVRNTKLKTGEAHVNPTVPANKVKDLENAGEVEVLSMPSVERINMYINWRNVEPMGKKKVRHALGHASNRQAIKSVKFAGRADPAWSVFPPWHWAYDEDAVSKYPYDIDRAKSLMEEAGEGDGFSLEVDVTNQPKFVDIAQILQQSYKKIGVDMSINPKEKGSVWGPWYPSEWDDEDEKEENREVGPPPEVEALIESIGYGFSADGYAYLGFHTRGYFNSSFYGDDEVDQWLEAARRTTDRAERKELYRKVQQKVTEFYPLIMQVWPHTNQGRRSDVKNYIAYPTRTPHVEQVFIDE, encoded by the coding sequence ATGGTACGTGATGGCCAGCCAGCAGTGGACAGACGACAGTTCCTCAAAGTCGCTGGCGCGGCAGGAGGTGCATCGGTGCTCGCAGGTTGCAGTGGGGAGACGGGTGGTGACACGGACGGGGAGAGTCCGGCGACCGACGACTCCACCGGGACCGACACCACCGTCGAGCAGACGACGGAGAAACCGAGCGAGGTCAAGACCGGCGGCGAGCTCGTGGTCACCGTCGCCTCGCAGGCCCAGACGCTCAACCCGCACCTGGGCGACCAGACGACCGACTCCGCGCTCGCACAGGCGTACTCGAACAGCCTGCTCCGGTTCGAGCAGGACGGGACCATCGCCGGCGACCTCGCGACGGACTACACCGTCAGCGAGGACGGGACGACCTACACCCTCACGCTCCACGAGGGGGTCCAGTTCCACGGCGACTACGGCGAGTGCGACGCCGAGGCTGTCCGGGAGAGCTTCCTGAAGATAATCACCGACAAGGAGTACGGGGCGGTCAACCGCGGCGAGTTCGAGGGCATCCTCTGGGGGGAGGGCCCCGACGGGAACCAGCTCGACCCCGCCTCGCGCATCACCGCGACCGGGACCTACGAGATCGAGTTCTCGCTGGCGAAGCGCGACGTGACGTTCCCCTCGAAGCTCACGAGCTACCGGACCGCGGTCCTCCCCGTCGAGGCCCTCGACGAACACGGCGAGGACTTCGGGACGTTCGACACGGGCGTCTGGGCGACCGGCCCGTTCCAGTTCGAGTCGGCCGCCGCCTCCGGCCCGTACGAGTTCTCGGCCAACCCGGACTACTTCAAGGAGACCGAGGCCGGCCAGCTGCCGTACCTCGACGGCGTCAGGTACTCCGTCGTTCCCGACGGGACCGTCCGGAACACGAAGCTCAAGACGGGCGAGGCACACGTCAATCCGACCGTCCCCGCGAACAAGGTGAAAGACCTCGAGAACGCGGGCGAGGTCGAGGTGCTCTCGATGCCCAGCGTCGAGCGCATCAACATGTACATCAACTGGCGGAACGTCGAGCCGATGGGCAAGAAGAAGGTCCGTCACGCCCTCGGCCACGCCTCGAACCGGCAGGCGATCAAGTCCGTCAAGTTCGCGGGTCGTGCCGACCCCGCCTGGTCGGTGTTCCCGCCGTGGCACTGGGCCTACGACGAGGACGCCGTCTCGAAGTACCCCTACGACATCGACAGGGCGAAGTCCCTCATGGAGGAAGCCGGCGAGGGCGACGGCTTCTCGCTGGAGGTCGACGTGACGAACCAGCCGAAGTTCGTCGACATCGCCCAGATCCTCCAGCAGTCCTACAAGAAGATCGGCGTCGACATGTCCATCAACCCCAAGGAGAAGGGCTCGGTCTGGGGACCGTGGTATCCAAGCGAGTGGGACGACGAGGACGAGAAGGAGGAGAACCGCGAGGTCGGCCCGCCGCCGGAGGTCGAGGCCCTCATCGAGAGCATCGGTTACGGCTTCAGCGCCGACGGGTACGCGTACCTCGGATTCCACACCCGCGGGTACTTCAACTCCTCCTTCTACGGGGACGACGAGGTCGACCAGTGGCTGGAGGCCGCCCGCCGGACGACCGACCGCGCCGAGCGCAAGGAGCTCTACCGGAAGGTCCAGCAGAAGGTCACGGAGTTCTACCCGCTCATCATGCAGGTCTGGCCCCACACCAACCAGGGGCGACGGAGCGACGTGAAGAACTACATCGCGTACCCGACGCGGACCCCGCACGTCGAGCAGGTATTCATCGACGAGTAA
- a CDS encoding ABC transporter permease, with protein MSTSNYAIKRILLLVPVLLGVSLVTFLFIRLSPSDPVAAMLPPEAAAQQNIVNELRQEMHLDEPLYLQYGHWLWDVVHLDFGYSYSQSARVTSLIASSAWATAQLSFFAFVIGVLVAIPMGVVSAVKKDSWVDNLTRVLAFGGISLPGFWVAIMMILVFALFWQNWFGAPLIPSGGYATLDDGVVTYLRHILPPAVVLGTGFAALVMRMTRSSMVEVLQEEYVRTARAKGVRERSIVMIHTFRNALIPVVTVMGMQIGFLLNGAVVIEQVFQWPGIGRLLYQSVLSQDLITVQGIVLFIATVFVVANLLVDLLYAYLDPRISYE; from the coding sequence ATGAGCACGTCCAACTACGCCATCAAGCGCATCCTGCTGCTCGTCCCGGTACTGCTCGGCGTCTCGCTGGTGACGTTCCTGTTCATCCGGCTGAGTCCGAGCGACCCCGTGGCAGCGATGCTCCCACCGGAGGCGGCGGCCCAGCAGAACATCGTGAACGAGTTGCGCCAGGAGATGCACCTCGACGAACCGCTGTACCTCCAGTACGGCCACTGGCTCTGGGACGTGGTGCACCTCGACTTCGGCTACTCGTACTCACAGAGCGCCCGGGTCACCTCGCTCATCGCGAGCAGCGCGTGGGCGACCGCACAGCTGTCGTTCTTCGCGTTCGTCATCGGTGTCCTCGTGGCCATCCCGATGGGCGTCGTGAGCGCCGTCAAGAAGGACTCCTGGGTCGACAACCTGACCCGCGTCCTCGCGTTCGGCGGCATCAGCCTGCCCGGGTTCTGGGTCGCCATCATGATGATACTCGTGTTCGCGCTGTTCTGGCAGAACTGGTTCGGCGCGCCCCTCATCCCCTCGGGTGGGTACGCCACGCTGGACGACGGCGTGGTGACGTACCTCCGGCACATCCTGCCGCCCGCCGTGGTGCTCGGGACCGGGTTCGCCGCGCTCGTCATGCGCATGACCCGGTCCTCGATGGTGGAGGTGCTCCAGGAGGAGTACGTCCGCACCGCCCGGGCCAAGGGCGTCAGGGAGCGGTCCATCGTCATGATACACACCTTCCGGAACGCGCTCATCCCCGTCGTGACCGTCATGGGGATGCAGATCGGCTTCCTGCTGAACGGGGCGGTCGTCATCGAGCAGGTGTTCCAGTGGCCCGGCATCGGCCGCCTGCTCTACCAGTCCGTCCTCTCACAGGACCTCATCACCGTACAGGGCATCGTGTTGTTCATCGCGACCGTGTTCGTCGTGGCGAACCTGCTCGTCGACCTCCTGTACGCGTACCTCGACCCACGCATCAGCTACGAATAA
- a CDS encoding ABC transporter permease, producing the protein MATDTHHYEERTVVDRVAGRARWLAEMYGRLDLSAQLSFWVVTVITAAALAAPFITPYSPSEQLAITTDPALKLAAPSMAHPMGTDLYGRDIYTRLVYGARASLAVGLLAVGIAATVGITAGAVAGYVGGWVDEIIMRSMDVLISFPALVLAITLVGALGSETVLTIVPVLGGVLSSLPLVGSWFSNNIVNVIFVIGLVYSPQIARVTRGEVLTTTEEEFVEAAENTGLSRFNVLFRHVLPNAMAPVLVQATFLVATAILFEASLSYLGLGVQPPTPTWGVMISNGQGYLPDSWWWTTFPGLGIMVTVLALNLLGDGLRDEFDPRSATEGGPGK; encoded by the coding sequence ATGGCAACCGACACACACCACTACGAAGAACGCACCGTCGTCGACCGGGTCGCCGGTCGGGCGCGCTGGCTCGCCGAGATGTACGGCCGGCTCGACCTGAGCGCCCAACTCTCGTTCTGGGTCGTCACGGTCATCACGGCCGCGGCGCTCGCGGCCCCGTTCATCACGCCGTACAGCCCGAGCGAACAGCTGGCCATCACGACCGACCCCGCGCTGAAGCTCGCCGCGCCGTCGATGGCGCACCCGATGGGGACCGACCTCTACGGGCGCGACATCTACACCCGACTGGTGTACGGGGCGCGGGCCTCGCTGGCAGTCGGCCTGCTGGCCGTCGGCATCGCCGCGACCGTCGGCATCACGGCCGGCGCGGTCGCGGGCTACGTCGGTGGCTGGGTCGACGAGATCATCATGCGCTCGATGGACGTGCTCATCTCGTTCCCGGCGCTCGTGCTCGCCATCACGCTCGTCGGGGCGCTCGGCTCCGAGACGGTCCTGACCATCGTCCCGGTGCTCGGTGGAGTGCTCTCGTCGCTCCCCCTCGTCGGGTCGTGGTTCAGCAACAACATCGTGAACGTCATCTTCGTCATCGGGCTGGTGTACTCGCCCCAGATCGCACGGGTCACCCGGGGCGAGGTGCTCACGACCACGGAAGAGGAGTTCGTCGAGGCCGCAGAGAACACCGGGCTCTCGCGGTTCAACGTGCTCTTCCGGCACGTCCTCCCGAACGCGATGGCGCCCGTGCTCGTGCAGGCGACGTTCCTCGTCGCGACCGCCATCCTGTTCGAGGCGTCGCTCTCGTACCTCGGCCTCGGCGTGCAGCCGCCGACGCCGACCTGGGGCGTCATGATCTCGAACGGCCAGGGCTACCTGCCCGACTCGTGGTGGTGGACCACCTTCCCCGGCCTCGGCATCATGGTGACGGTGCTCGCGCTGAACCTGCTCGGCGACGGCCTGCGCGACGAGTTCGACCCGCGTTCGGCCACCGAGGGAGGGCCGGGTAAATGA
- a CDS encoding ABC transporter ATP-binding protein, with the protein MSDTRDPAAHQPTSEADEEGTTAAAEADLVTGDDALLSVRGLRTRFRTEDETVEAVDGVSFDIHEGEILGIVGESGCGKSVTSLSLMDLVPDPGEVHDGQVVFDGEDVLAKSNEEKRRLRGNRVSMVFQEPAKALNPVFDIGWQVGEPLRVHRDMTESASRAEAVELMRRVGIPSPEERVEDYPHEFSGGMRQRAMLAMALACTPDLLIADEPTTALDVTIEAQILDLIQELNEQTDMSVLIVTHDLGVVAEVCDRVAVMYAGRVVEYGDVEDIFADPRHPYTRGLIDCVPDPTADEQALDPIPGSVPDLADTPSGCNFAPRCPYAEQECMTTDPRMQAVDEDHYTACIWEDPR; encoded by the coding sequence ATGAGCGACACGCGCGACCCCGCGGCTCACCAGCCGACGAGTGAGGCAGACGAGGAAGGCACCACGGCGGCCGCGGAGGCCGACCTCGTGACCGGCGACGACGCACTGCTCTCGGTCCGGGGGCTCCGAACCCGCTTCCGGACCGAGGACGAAACCGTGGAGGCGGTCGACGGCGTCTCCTTCGACATCCACGAGGGCGAGATACTCGGCATCGTCGGCGAGTCAGGCTGCGGGAAGTCGGTCACCAGCCTGTCGCTGATGGACCTCGTGCCCGACCCCGGCGAGGTTCACGACGGACAGGTCGTCTTCGACGGCGAGGACGTGCTGGCGAAGAGCAACGAGGAGAAGCGCCGGCTCCGCGGGAACCGCGTCTCGATGGTGTTCCAGGAGCCCGCGAAGGCGCTCAACCCGGTGTTCGACATCGGCTGGCAGGTCGGCGAACCGCTCCGGGTCCACCGGGACATGACCGAATCCGCCTCCCGCGCGGAGGCGGTCGAACTCATGCGCCGGGTCGGCATCCCGAGCCCCGAAGAGCGCGTCGAGGACTACCCACACGAGTTCTCGGGCGGCATGCGCCAGCGCGCAATGCTCGCGATGGCGCTGGCGTGTACGCCGGACCTGCTCATCGCGGACGAACCGACGACGGCCCTCGACGTGACCATCGAGGCCCAGATACTGGACCTCATCCAGGAGCTGAACGAGCAGACCGACATGAGCGTCCTCATCGTCACCCACGACCTCGGCGTCGTCGCCGAGGTGTGCGACCGCGTCGCCGTGATGTACGCCGGGCGCGTCGTCGAGTACGGCGACGTGGAGGACATCTTCGCGGACCCGCGGCACCCCTACACGCGGGGCCTCATCGACTGCGTGCCCGACCCCACCGCCGACGAGCAGGCGCTCGACCCGATTCCGGGCTCGGTGCCGGACCTCGCGGACACGCCCTCTGGGTGTAACTTCGCGCCGCGGTGCCCCTACGCCGAACAGGAGTGCATGACGACCGACCCGCGGATGCAGGCCGTCGACGAGGACCACTACACCGCCTGCATCTGGGAGGACCCGAGATGA